A segment of the uncultured Desulfobulbus sp. genome:
CTGTGTCAATGTTTTTAAATTTGAGCAGGGTACGGAGTTTTAAAAAAGGTCCGAGCTTTTCCTGCACCTGCGGCGAATCAAAATCATGAAAGCCAAAACTCTGGAACACCGGCAGGCTCTGCGGGTAGCGGTCCAGGCATTCTTTCACCGAGAGGTCGAGGTTGATGGGTGCCATACGAAGTATCCACTGTAATCTAAGTAATATATGGAGGCGTTCTTCTCCAGTATGTATGAAAAATGGGGCACCAGTCAATTAGGCCGACACTATATGCCGGCCCAAACTCCGTGCCCCAGCGGTGGGGATGGTGCGGCTGATGAGGGGGATCAATCAGCCGCAACCATTCCCACCACCTGCGCAGGCGCCTTTTGAAGAACATTTTCGCATGCGACCTTGCAACTGGCTTAAACCCCGTCCGGTATAGACGGCTTCCAGTCCACGCTCGATGAATCCAGCCATGGTCACCGGCTGCACACCTTTTTTCTTCAGTATTTCTTTAGGGGAATCACCCAGATCGTTCACCAGGATGGCCCGGCAGTCAGCAAGCAGGCGGGAGATATTATGCCAGCGCTGAGCGCCTCCTCCCGCCGGAGGAGCCTGCCGCTCTTCCACCAGTTTATACCCACCTTCGCCATCCTCGCTCCAGATCTGGAAGCGGGTTGCCTCACCCAGATGCTGATTGACCAGAACACCCTCCAGGGTCGCCACCGCCACATAGGGGCGAACCGCTTCTTCGGGTTTTGGCAACTGGGAGCAGGCGCTGAGACAGCCGCGAAACTCTTCGGTCTTATCGTTATCCAGCAGGCCGACCGCATCAGCCCGGCAGCGGGTGCAGTGGCGCATCTGGGGCAGAAACTTCTCTGCCTCGTTGCGAATGCGATCCATCATTTCTTTGCTCGGCTCTTCCAGATTCTCAAAGGCGGTATCCGCGTTGGGAATCATGGCCATGCAGTTGAGCAGGTCGACACCCATCTCCTTCATCTTGGCTGCGAGCTCAGGAATGTGGTGATCATTGATGCCGGGCATAACGATGGTGTTTACTTTTACGGTGATGCCGTGTTTTTTCAGCTCTTCGATTGCTTTGAGCTGGCGGGCAAGGAGTAATTCTGCCCCCTGTTTACCGCGATAAAGTACCTTGCCGTCACGAACCCAGGCGTAGACATGCTGGGTGATCTCCGGATCGACCGCATTGATGGTGATGGTTACGTGGGACACGCCAATCTCGGCAATCTCAGGAACATGGGGCGCCAGGTTCATGCCGTTGGAAGACAGGCAGAGAATGGTGTCCGGGTGTGCCTGGCGGATACGGCGCATGGTACCCAGGGTCTCTTCCGGGTTGGCAAAAGGATCACCAGGACCTGCGATGCCCGCCACCGAGATACGCGGCTCTTTTTCGAGGACCTTATCCATGTACACCTTGGCCTGGTCTGGGCTGAGCAGGGTGGAGGTGACCCCCGGACGTGATTCGTTGACGCAGTCGTATTTTCGGTTGCAATAGTTGCACTGGATGTTGCATTTCGGTGCAACCGGGAGATGCACCCGGCCGTACTGACCTTTTGCTTTGACGTTGAAGCAGGGATGGCGATTGAAATCTTTTTCGTTAATCATAGTAGGGCTCCTTTGTCGGAAGTCAAAAAATCACATATAGAAGTAGCCGACCGGGGAATCGGACTGTTTTTTCTCGATCATTGCATTGGCAACAGTATCAAAGAGCTGCTGTGCTCCGGCGTAGCCAAGGTGAAGGATACGCTGACCACCAATCCGATCATGGATGGGAAAGCCGACACGAATCAGGGGGATGTTCAGTTTTTTGGCCAAGGCGAATCCTTTGGAGTGACCAACCACCAGGTCGATATCCAGCTGCTCGGCCATCTCATCTATTTGGTAAAAATCGACATCTTCAAAGACCTGAGGCTGCTCTAGCAGGGTGTCGCTGGTAACCGCAGCAATAGCTTCTTTTAATTTGCCTGAGGTGCCGCCGGTGGCGCAGAGCACGGGTTGAATACCTATCTCGGTCAGAAAAGAAGTCATGCCGACTACCAGATCTTCTTCACCGTAGACAACGGCTCGTTTACCTGAGACATACTTGTGGCCATCGACATAAGCATCAATGAGACGGCCACGTTGTTTTGCATATTTTTCCGGAGTCGGGAGCCCGCTGATTTCCTCAAGGATCTTGAAGAAAACGTCGGTCTCGCGAATGCCAATGGGCATGCCTACGCGTGTATGGGGGACGCTGAACTTATCGCGAAGGACATCACCTGCGGTTTTCATGGATGCCAGCGTGGGACCAAATTCAATAGTCTTTTTGGCGCGCCCCATACCCTTGATGCGCTCAAGTGGGGTTCCACCGGACTGAATTTTTTCGTATTCCAGCATGGCCGGGCCATCCATGGTCTCGCTGAGATCCGGCAGCAGAGTGTAGTCCAGGCCAAAATCGGTGAGGATCTCGTGAAGCAGGCGATAGTCAGCTGAGCTGACAAAGCCAGGAATCAGGTTCACCGTCTCGTTGCAGGGGCCACCGTCGCTGAGCTGGGCGGCGACTTCTCGGATGGCTGCATGAAAACCTTCCATATGGGTGCCGGAGTAGCTCGGTGTGGACACATTGATAAAGGTCGGCATGCCAACAGAGCCTTTGGTGTCTTCGGCAAACTGATGCAGGTACATGCCCACGTCATCGCCGATGGTCTCGGTAAGACAGGTTGTGGCGATGCCGATGACCTCGGGGCGGTACTTCTCTGCCACGTTGGTCAGACCGAGTTTCAGGTTGGGGCCGCCGCCGTACACCGCGTGTTTTTCGGAAAGCGATGATGAGGCGATGTCGATGGGCTCGTTAAAATGACTGATGATATAACGCCGCATATAGGTGGCGCAGCCCTGGGAACCATGCAGGTAGGGAACTGCCCCTTCGATGCCTTTAAAAGCCAGGCAGGCACCCAGCGGTTTGCACAGTTTGCAGGCGTTGGTTGTGGAGAGGTAATTGGGTTTCTTCGGTTTACTGAAGGTCGGTGGATTTTTACTCATGATCGTCTCCTTGCGCGTTGAAAGCTCTTGTTAATCAGTCAATTCAGCGCTTTTGTTGCGCGGGACAAACTGCCAGACCGGACTGGTGACCGAGGCATACACCTCTTTTGCAAAGTTGAGCATGCCTTCAAAACCGGCCAGTGCCTCTTTGCGCTCATGATTATGGTCACAAAAACCAATCCCCAGCTTGTAGGCTATGGGGCGCTCTTTGACGCCGCCTACAAAGACATCCACTTCCTTTTCTTTCAAAAAGGAGGTGAGCTCCAGCGGGTTGGTGTCGTCGACGATAACCGTTCCAGGGTCAACGATAGCTGCAAGTTCGATATAATCTTCCTTGGTGCCGGTTTGAGAGCCGACCATGACCACCTGCATATCGATCAGGCGGAAGGCTTTGACCAGAGAGAAGGCCTTGAACGAACCACCGACATAGATGGCGGCCTTTTTTCCGGCCAGGGCTTTACGGTAGGGTTCAAGGGCGACCGCGAGTTTTTTTACTTCTTCTTCAACGATTTTTTTGGTGCGCTCCATCATCTCAGGATCTTTGAAGAAACGGGCAATGTCATACAGCGCTTCGGCCATATCCTCGATGCCGAAATAGGAGACACGAAGGGAGGGAATGCCGTATTTTTCTTCCATCATGTTGGCCAGTTCCATGGTGGATCCGGAACACTGAACCACGTTGAGGGCTGCGCCATGCGATCGTTGAATATCGGCAACCCGACCATCACCGGTGATGTTGGCGACCACCTCAATGCCCATGCGTTCGTAATATTCACGGATCATCCAGATCTCTCCTGCCAGGTTGAAGTCACCCAGAATGTTCAGCGAATGTTTGGAGATTTTGGAGGTGTCGCCGGTGCCGATCAGGTGAAAGAGGGCATCGCAGGCGGCCTTGTATCCAGCACGTTTGTTCCCTTTGAACCCTTCGGATTTAACTGGAATAACGGGAATGCCACATTCCTCAGAGGCTTTTTTGCAGACTGCATCCAGGTCATCACCGATGATACCGACAATACAGGTGGAGTAGACAAAAGCTGCCTTGGGATTGTGACGTTCGATCAATTCGTTTAAGGCGGCTGCAAGCTTTTTCTCGCCACCAAAAATGACGTCTTTTTCCTGAAGATCAGTGGAAAAGGAAAGGCGGTGCAGCTCAGGCCCTGAAGAAAGGGCGCCACGAATATCCCAGGTGTACACAGCGCAGCCAATGGGGCCGTGTACCAGGTGAACTGCATCCGCAATGGGGTAAAGGACAACACGCGAGCCACAAAAAACGCAGGCTCTCTGACTCACTGCTCCTGCTAAGCTGTCCTTATTACAGACAATATCAAAGGGCTTGTCGCCTTTGACGAAAATTTGATTTTCTCTATCTTTTAATGCTACTGCTTCCATGAGTTCCCCCTCATTGTAAACATCTCTACGTTGGCATAGGTAAGGCAAACCATGTGCCAAATGAAAAGATTTGATTAAAATTTATTTATATCAGTGTTTTAGCTCTGTTTTTCTTTTTTGAGTATATTTACAACAATGGGATAAATGATGAATAAAAAGTTACATTTTTGAATAAGTAGTTCTTTTTTGTAGGGGTGACCTACAAATTTTTGAGGAGAGGTGTGTCGATAAAGGAAAAGGAGCAAAGAGCGTTGAAGTGAGGGAAAGGTGTGCAACGCAAGGGCTTGGGGGAAAGAAAGCAGCTTTTTTGTGTTTTTTTTTTGGTGTAACTGTCTGCAAATAATGAGAAAATGGAAGCGAAACTTCTTGCTTTAAAGACCAAACTCTGCCAAGAGTAATACGAGGAGTTGGAGAAATTTTCGCCACACCAAACCCGTTTAAAAAGTAGGGAACCCTGATGATATGGCAAAAAAAATTCTGATCGTTGAGGATGAAAAGCTCATTGGCCTGATGCTGGCCGAAAACGTTAAAGAACTCGGTTGTCAGGTCACGGGGGTTGTTAACAATGGTGCGGCCGCATTGCATGCTGTTGAAATAGAGCCGCCGGATGCAATCCTCATGGATATCAGCCTTGATGGTGTTATGAGTGGCATTGAAACTGCTCGCCGTATCAAGTCTGTCCGTGATATCCCGGTACTTTTTTTTACAGGATACCAGGATCCCAATCTTCTTTCCCAGGCCAAGGCTGTGCGGCCTGTGGGGATTGTTGATAAGCTGGATAGCACAGAAAATATTCAACAGGCCATCTGTTCCCTCCTGTGTTAACATCCCCTTGCCCTTTGGGGCATTCGTCAGCTCTTCAACTTCATTGTCTGTAAGGCATCTTGAATAATTGCTTTTTCTGCTAATCTCCCAGAGTCTGACGCTTACCTCGTCACGCTCAAAAGTTTACCCCTCGCTGTTTTAGGCTGTCTCCCCGTTCGCTGTCCGTTTACAGAATGATTTTGTTCCCAGATGAAAAGCTCGTCTCAGAAAAATTGTGTTGTTGTATTCGATGCCCAGGCCCGGCTCTGGCGTTTGTTGCGTGCGCCATGTCGCGTTATCAGCACCGCGCGTCCTGAAGAGGTCGTTGCCTGCGTGCAGGAAGTGGAGGCGGAGGTCTCAATTCGGGGGGTGATTGCCGCAGGGTTTGTTGCCTACGAGGCGGCCCTGGCATTCGATGCCGCACTCAGGGTGCAGGGGGATTCCTTGGGATTTCCTCTGGTATGGTTCGCTCTCTATGAACAGTGGTCGGAGTATGCTTTTGAAAATTGTGAGTGCAACGGGATCGCCCCGGACTGGCAGGCTGATATCGACGAGGCGGAATATCAGCGCTGCATCTCTCAGGTACAGTGCTACATCAGTGCCGGTGACACCTATCAGGTGAATTACAGTTATCGCCGCCGAGCTGAGTTTAGCGGCGAAGGCTGGGCCCTGTTTTGCCAGCTAGCCTCACAGCATCAGCCGGAATTTGGTGCGTATCTGCATATTGGAGACTGGGAGGTTCTTTCTTTATCCCCGGAGCTGTTTTTCACCAGGAAGGGAAAGTTGATCACCTCCATCCCCATGAAAGGAACCATGGCGCGTGGGCTGAGCAGCCTTGACGATGAGGCTCAAGGAAAGCGTCTCCAGGCCTGTTGTAAGAACAGAGCAGAAAACGTGATGATTGTGGATATGGTGCGCAATGATCTTGGACGCATTGCCGTGCCCGGCTCGGTGCGGGTGGATGAGCTGTTTGCGCTACGTCGGTATCCCACCCTCTGGCAAATGGTTTCATCCGTCAGCGGAGAGGCGGATGCGTCCTTGGCAGAGATTTTTGCAGCTCTTTTCCCCGCCGCTTCCATTACGGGTGCGCCGAAAGCACGTACCATGGAACTCATTGCAGAGCTGGAATCTACGCCACGTCGTCTCTACACGGGAAGTATTGGTTTTCTTCTGCCCGATGGTCGCGCTCAGTTTAGCGTGGCTATTCGGACCATGCTCTATGATCGGCTCAGGCAGCGGCTTGAGTATGGTGTCGGCGGAGGCATTGTCGCAGATTCTTCCGCTATGGGCGAGTGGCATGAGACCCAGGTGAAAACTCTGGTCTGCCACAGGCATGATCCGGAGTTTTCTCTCCTGGAAACCATGCGCTGGACCCCGGAGGAGGGAATTTTTCTGTTTGAGTATCATCTGCAGCGGCTGGAGGCGTCGGCCAGATACTTCAATTATCCCTACCAGGCTACAACGGTGCGTAAACTTCTGATGCAGGCGGTGGCTGACTGGAACAAAGGGAGCTGTAAACTCCGTCTGCTTATCAGCCGACAGGGGCAGGTCCAGATAGAGGCAGCCCCTCTTGAACTGCAGCCCACGGCAAGGCCGGTGCGGCTTGTGCAGGCCCCGGAGGCGGTCGACCAGGACAATCGTTTCCTGTATCACAAAACGACCCAACGGGATCTGTATGCCCAGGCCCGTGTCTCCGCCCCTGTGCAGGCTGATGATGTCCTTTTCTACAACAAAAAAGGCGAGTTAACAGAGACAACTATTGCCAATATCGTGGTGACGCTTCAGGGGCGTCGGTACACCCCACCGGTCTGTTGCGGACTTTTACCTGGGACCTATCGCCAGTACCTCCTGGATCGGGGGGAGATCGAAGAGCGAGTGCTCCGGCTTGATTGTCTGCGCAAGGTAGAGGACATCACCCTGATTAACAGTGTACGTGGAGAACGTGCGGCTCTCTGTCTCTAGGGTATCCTGAACGATTGTTTTTCTCCTGAATCGGTAATGGCAGCTGGGCACAGAAAAACGCAGCATTGTTGCTGGGGTGACATTTTTTTGAGACTGTCGATGTTGTCGTATAATCAGGTCCGGCCAGCAGGGGCTGGCTGCTGTTTTGAGACAAATGTTCTGAGCGTGATTATTCTATAAGTACTCTGGTGGTTTGTCTCAAACTGAGATGGTCACCCCGCGGACAACGAGAGCTTAAGCCTGGAGGTGTGTGATGATTGTTGGAGTGCTCAAGGAAATCAAAATTGAGGAAAATCGTGTCAGTTTGACACCTTCTGGAGCAGAGCAGCTCGTTGCTCGGGGGCACCGGGTGCTGGTGGAGAGAGAGGCGGGAAACGGGAGTGAATTCACCAATGCCCAGTATGAGGACGCCGGTGCAGAGTTGGTTGCACAAGCTGGTGAAATTTATGAGCGCGCTGAATTGGTCCTTCATGTCAAGGAGCCCTTGCCACAGGAGTATGGGCTGGTGCGCCCGGGGCAGGTCGTTTTTACCTATTTTCATTTTGCTGCATCAGAAACGTTGACGCAGGCCATGATGAAAAGTCGAGCGGTCTGCATTGCTTATGAGACGATTACTGATGCACAGGGGCGTTTACCCCTGCTGACGCCCATGAGTGAGGTCGCCGGACGTATGGCTGCCCAGGAGGTTGCCAAATCTCTCGAGTACAGCCAGGGCGGTCGTGGAATTCTTATGGGAGGCGTGCCCGGAGTAGCTCCGGCAACGGTCATGGTTTTGGGTGGCGGAACTGTCGGCACCGAAGCGGCCCGAATCGCCTGTGGGCTTGGTGCGAGCGTGTATCTGCTTGATACCAGCCTGAGTCGCCTGCGTACCTTAAGTGAGACAATGCCTAAAAACTGTATTGCGCTGATGTCCTCACCAGCTGCAATCCGTGAACTCCTGCCTCAGGTGGATGCCGTCA
Coding sequences within it:
- the pabB gene encoding aminodeoxychorismate synthase component I; protein product: MKSSSQKNCVVVFDAQARLWRLLRAPCRVISTARPEEVVACVQEVEAEVSIRGVIAAGFVAYEAALAFDAALRVQGDSLGFPLVWFALYEQWSEYAFENCECNGIAPDWQADIDEAEYQRCISQVQCYISAGDTYQVNYSYRRRAEFSGEGWALFCQLASQHQPEFGAYLHIGDWEVLSLSPELFFTRKGKLITSIPMKGTMARGLSSLDDEAQGKRLQACCKNRAENVMIVDMVRNDLGRIAVPGSVRVDELFALRRYPTLWQMVSSVSGEADASLAEIFAALFPAASITGAPKARTMELIAELESTPRRLYTGSIGFLLPDGRAQFSVAIRTMLYDRLRQRLEYGVGGGIVADSSAMGEWHETQVKTLVCHRHDPEFSLLETMRWTPEEGIFLFEYHLQRLEASARYFNYPYQATTVRKLLMQAVADWNKGSCKLRLLISRQGQVQIEAAPLELQPTARPVRLVQAPEAVDQDNRFLYHKTTQRDLYAQARVSAPVQADDVLFYNKKGELTETTIANIVVTLQGRRYTPPVCCGLLPGTYRQYLLDRGEIEERVLRLDCLRKVEDITLINSVRGERAALCL
- the nifE gene encoding nitrogenase iron-molybdenum cofactor biosynthesis protein NifE, translating into MEAVALKDRENQIFVKGDKPFDIVCNKDSLAGAVSQRACVFCGSRVVLYPIADAVHLVHGPIGCAVYTWDIRGALSSGPELHRLSFSTDLQEKDVIFGGEKKLAAALNELIERHNPKAAFVYSTCIVGIIGDDLDAVCKKASEECGIPVIPVKSEGFKGNKRAGYKAACDALFHLIGTGDTSKISKHSLNILGDFNLAGEIWMIREYYERMGIEVVANITGDGRVADIQRSHGAALNVVQCSGSTMELANMMEEKYGIPSLRVSYFGIEDMAEALYDIARFFKDPEMMERTKKIVEEEVKKLAVALEPYRKALAGKKAAIYVGGSFKAFSLVKAFRLIDMQVVMVGSQTGTKEDYIELAAIVDPGTVIVDDTNPLELTSFLKEKEVDVFVGGVKERPIAYKLGIGFCDHNHERKEALAGFEGMLNFAKEVYASVTSPVWQFVPRNKSAELTD
- the ald gene encoding alanine dehydrogenase, coding for MIVGVLKEIKIEENRVSLTPSGAEQLVARGHRVLVEREAGNGSEFTNAQYEDAGAELVAQAGEIYERAELVLHVKEPLPQEYGLVRPGQVVFTYFHFAASETLTQAMMKSRAVCIAYETITDAQGRLPLLTPMSEVAGRMAAQEVAKSLEYSQGGRGILMGGVPGVAPATVMVLGGGTVGTEAARIACGLGASVYLLDTSLSRLRTLSETMPKNCIALMSSPAAIRELLPQVDAVIGAVLVPGAKAPRLITKEMLSLMKPGAVLVDVAIDQGGCFETSRPTTHSAPVYNVDGIVHYCVANMPGAVPLTSTQALTNATLPYVLTLANKGWQQAARDDQGIQAGVNMVDGKVTCPGVAEAFDLSCTALKTIL
- a CDS encoding response regulator, translating into MAKKILIVEDEKLIGLMLAENVKELGCQVTGVVNNGAAALHAVEIEPPDAILMDISLDGVMSGIETARRIKSVRDIPVLFFTGYQDPNLLSQAKAVRPVGIVDKLDSTENIQQAICSLLC
- a CDS encoding nitrogenase component 1 codes for the protein MSKNPPTFSKPKKPNYLSTTNACKLCKPLGACLAFKGIEGAVPYLHGSQGCATYMRRYIISHFNEPIDIASSSLSEKHAVYGGGPNLKLGLTNVAEKYRPEVIGIATTCLTETIGDDVGMYLHQFAEDTKGSVGMPTFINVSTPSYSGTHMEGFHAAIREVAAQLSDGGPCNETVNLIPGFVSSADYRLLHEILTDFGLDYTLLPDLSETMDGPAMLEYEKIQSGGTPLERIKGMGRAKKTIEFGPTLASMKTAGDVLRDKFSVPHTRVGMPIGIRETDVFFKILEEISGLPTPEKYAKQRGRLIDAYVDGHKYVSGKRAVVYGEEDLVVGMTSFLTEIGIQPVLCATGGTSGKLKEAIAAVTSDTLLEQPQVFEDVDFYQIDEMAEQLDIDLVVGHSKGFALAKKLNIPLIRVGFPIHDRIGGQRILHLGYAGAQQLFDTVANAMIEKKQSDSPVGYFYM
- the nifB gene encoding nitrogenase cofactor biosynthesis protein NifB, coding for MINEKDFNRHPCFNVKAKGQYGRVHLPVAPKCNIQCNYCNRKYDCVNESRPGVTSTLLSPDQAKVYMDKVLEKEPRISVAGIAGPGDPFANPEETLGTMRRIRQAHPDTILCLSSNGMNLAPHVPEIAEIGVSHVTITINAVDPEITQHVYAWVRDGKVLYRGKQGAELLLARQLKAIEELKKHGITVKVNTIVMPGINDHHIPELAAKMKEMGVDLLNCMAMIPNADTAFENLEEPSKEMMDRIRNEAEKFLPQMRHCTRCRADAVGLLDNDKTEEFRGCLSACSQLPKPEEAVRPYVAVATLEGVLVNQHLGEATRFQIWSEDGEGGYKLVEERQAPPAGGGAQRWHNISRLLADCRAILVNDLGDSPKEILKKKGVQPVTMAGFIERGLEAVYTGRGLSQLQGRMRKCSSKGACAGGGNGCG